Below is a window of Hydrogenimonas sp. DNA.
TCCACAGTGACTATATTGTAGTGTTCGTGGTCTATCTCTTTGAGAAACGAGTGGAGTGTCGTAGATTTACCGCTGCCCGTTGGGCCCGTTATCAGGATCATCCCGTAGCTGTGCTTGAGCAGAGATTTGAGTTTCGAAAAGACCTCTTCCGAAAAGCCGAGCTGCTGAAGCGAAGGTATCGACTCCCCTTTCATAAGAAGTCTCAAAACAGCCTTCTCACCGTAATATGTCGGAAGGATGGATACACGCACATCGACACCGGCACCGGCTATAGTCACCTTCGTGCGCCCGTCCTGCGGAATACGCGACTCCGATATATCGAGATTCGAGATCACTTTGATACGGTTTATTATGGAGTTGACGGCACCCTTGTTGAGGGTGGCTATTCTGTTCAGAACACCATCTATCCTGAATCGCACATCACCCTCTTTTTCGAAGGTCTCTATATGTATATCGGTGGCACGGCGCTTCAGGGCCTGGACAAAAAGCGAGTTGACGTAGCGGATTATCGGTGCTGAGTCCTCACTTGCCAGCAGATCTTCGTTCTGAAGGAAGTTCTCGATCTCCTCCGGACTCTCGAAACCCTCTATTCCGCCGATTCCCTCTTCACTTTTAAGCTCCAGAAACCTCCTCTTGAGCTCTTCGTAACTCTCCTCTTCGAGTATGGCCAACGGCAGCCCGCCGCCGAAGTGGGAGAGTGCGTTGAGCATGTCGGCATCCGGATTCTCCCTTATGAATGCGTGCGGTCTCCCTTCGTATATACCGAAAAGGAGCCCGTTCCTGATATAGAAATCTATGTTCGGAACATCCGTGTAGAGCTCCGGTTCAACCCTGAGAGGCTGCGTCATTCACCCTCCCCGCTCTTTTTGCCGCCCTTTTCTAGCTCCTTCTCAAGGATCTCCGCAAGCCTAGCTTTAAGCTCCTCGCTCTTCGCTATCTTCTCCTGTATCTTCGCCAGAGAGTCGCTGTTTTTTATGATGTACGGAGTTAGAATGACTATTACGTTTATCTGATCGGTACTCTCCGAGGTCGATCTGAAAAGCCCCCCGAGGAAGGGGAGGTCGCCCAGAAGCGGAACCTTGGAGACCGCTTTGGAGTAGTAGTTCTTCAAGAGCCCGCCTATTATGACGCTCTCGCCGTCGTTGACTATGGAGACGGTGTTGACCTCACGCTTCAGAGTTGTAGGCCTGTCGGCCGCAACCGTGCTGGCGCGGTCTATATCTTCGATCTTGGTTTTGACCTCTACAAGCACCTTGTCGTCACCGGCTATCTGCGGCTTGACCTCCAGGGTCAGACCTATATCTTCACGGCTGTATGTGTTGCGCGTCAGGGAGGTGGTGTCGTTACCTGTCGCCTGGCTGGTCAGAATGGATATCGTCTTACCGACATATACGGTCGATTTCTTGTTGTTCATACAGAGAATGTTCGGCTCGGAGATGACATTCACGGCACCGTTCTGTTTCAGCAGGTCTATAATTGCGCCTACCGCTATACCCTTTGAGGTGGTTCCGAAGTCTATCGTACTGGCGAGAGTAGAGGGTAGCACGAATGATGAACCCCCCATATTGAAGATGGAGGTCGCCAAAAGATTGCCGGAGGCCGCTCCGCCGGCGAGACCCCATTTTACCCCCAGGTTGTTGAGCCTGTTCTGGCTTATCTCGTATACATGGGCCTTTATGTAGACCTGCTGCTGCTCTATATCCAGCTTCTTGATGACCTTGCTTATAAGTTTCACGGCTTTGGGGGTACCGGTGATGGCGATGGCGTTGATATCCTCTTTCGCCTGGATCGAAACCTGCGACTGCGTCTGCTTGTCAAAACTCTTCATCAGTCCGTTGACTATCTTGAGTGTTGCGGCGGCCTCGGCGTTGTTCAGGAATATGACGTCGCTCACCATCTCCTTCGCACTGTTTTCGCTGTCATACTTCCTGACGATATCCTCGGCTCGTTTTATGTCGTAGGAGTCGGCTATGATGATTATTTTGTTGCTTTTCACATCGGCCTTTATCGTTACCGGGAAGCGGAAGGTGTTTGCGAGCGCCTTGAAGATGCCCGTAAGATTCTTCGCCGCGGAAGCGGCGTCGGCATTGTCGAGAGAGACGAACCGCACCTCTTTCTTCATCGGCCTGTCTATCTTTGCCAGAGTCGCTTCGAAGCTCCTGATATGCTCCGGATAGTCGCTCATTATGATGATGCTTTTCTCGTTGTCGAACGTCAGGGATGCGAACTGGCTGCTTAGATAACGCAGCTTCTGAACCGCGTTCGCAGCCTTGATATAGTGTACCGGAATGATCTTGGTAACCATCCCCGCTTTCACTTTCCTGCCGGCCGGTGCGGCCAGCTTTTTGGCGTTCGCGGCGCGGGTCACCAGGATGTAGCCGTTGTTGCCGTCTACGACGGTATACCCCTTGTTCTGCAGTATCCTGGTCAAAAGAGGAATGAGATCTTTTTTATCTATCGGCGTCTGGGATATGAAGTTCACTTTTCCGCTGATCTTGTCGGTTACGAGAATGTTGTTGTTCGTCTGCTTTGCCACGAACCGTATCACATCGCGAATCGGCGTATCGTTGAAGTTTATCGTTATCTTCTCCGCACTCAAAAGCGGCGGAAGAAGCATCACGGCCGCAAAAAATATTTTAAAAAATCTCATATTTGAATTCCTTGCTCTCTTTTCCACGTCTAATCGTCAAAGTGAGTGAATCGAGCTGTTCCAGCTTGTTGAAATAGGCAAAAGCGTCACTCTCGCTCTTTATCGGCTTACCGTCGATCTTCTCTATAATATCACGTTTTTTCAACCCCATTTTATCAAAAACGGAACCTCTCTTCACATTCGCCACACCGAATCCGACAAGCTTGTTGTCTCTGTATATCGGGTTTATGCTTATATATCTGAAGATTTTTCTCAGATCGTGCATCTCGCTCAGCAGCTCTCTGGGAACGTAGAATGTATCACCTTCGCGGCGAACCTGTTCGACCAGCTCCTCTTCGGGCTTTTTGCCCTTTTTCACGGCAGCCGGTTTGACGGTCCCGGCAGCACTCCCCTTTTTCATGCCCAGCCAGTAGTCACGGCCGTTTTTGGTCAGCTTCACCCTGTCCGTATAGACCTCTTCAAGCCTGAAACCGTCGATCTTTTCGCCTACGCTCACGAGCTTGCTCTTGCCGTTTTTAACGATAATGGCCATGCTCGGAGTGCCTATCGCGGTCATGCTCAGCGTATACCCCCTGAGCGACTCCTGCCTACGCACCGGAGGCGCGTTTTTTACCGGTCTGGTTGCACTTTTGAGGCCGAATGCGGAGGCGAAACTGTAGCTATCGGCCGGTTTTTCAACTTCGCTTACACACTCCAGCTTCGGCAGAGGAGGCAGAAAAGCGTCGATGACCAGGGCGGTTATCTTGGCTCCCAGCACCAGCAGAAGCAGCAGTGAAACGGTCGGCACCAGAGCTTCAAAACGAGAGGTCATATCTGTACCTTCCGTTTTTATATCTGAAAGTGCGCAGAGCCGCAGAGTATCTCCTCTTCATCAAAGATGAGGGGAGAAGTACGAACTCCGCTTTACGCTTCATCAGCGAAACATTCCCGTCGAGCACTCCGAAATCACCTCTTGCCGAGACTCTGCCGTTAAACGGCGTATATCTCACCGACTCTATCTTCGCCGGCAGCATATCGGCAGCGATACCTTCGAGCCTTATGCCGGAGACCTCGATCTTCCATGGAGAAAAATCGGCCTTTTTTATCTTCGCTACAGGGGAGTGGCCGTAGAGTAGAGTTATGCGCTTCATGGAGCAGCCCAAAGCCGAGGAGTCGTACCCGTCGAAACAGAGGGTCACCCCGGCCTTTTCGGCGGCGCTGTTCAGTGCCGTGTTGCAAAGCCTCTCCTTGGAGACGAAGAGCAGTGTCAGAAGCACCCAGACGACAACGGCCGAAAGAGCGAGCGCTATGCCCTTTACCCATCTCACAGCGCAACCTCCAGTCTAACTTCGAGCTTTCCGTCAGGGGTGCGGCGTGCCAAGAAGGAGCGGATCACGATGTTGCTGTTCAAAATCCTGCCGAGAACTTTGTCCGCTTTGGAGGCATCGAGGGTGAATATGTAGAGCTTTTTCCCCCCTCTCCTCTCCGTTTTGGGGACGATGGAGTAGATTCCGAGCATTCTCTCCATCTGCTTCAGGGCCCTCTTAGCAGCCATTTCGGACCAGAGGGAGGCTAGCGCTTCGTAGCTTCCGGTAAGCTCTTTTTTCCTTATGAACTCCTCCCGGAGCTTCGATGTTTTTCCGTCGATGTAGAGTGCACCGCCGACCCATATGAGTACTATGAGGCCCGAAACCGCCGCAAAGAGCTTCATGCTACTCATATCTGCAGCCCTTTTTCAGGTCGCACTCGAGCGACTTGATGCGGGAAGAGAGGGCCTTTTTTATCTCTCTTCTTAGCATCTTCTGCTTCAGCTCCGTTTTGCGATATCTCTTCACCAGGGCCTTTATCTCGTACATTGTTTTCCCGCTGCCGTCGGATGAACCCATCTGCGAGAGGGCGTGAAGCTTCTGGTAGCGAAGAGCCAGATCCCCGGCCGCGGCCGTAAAAAGTGCCGCCAGAAGAAGTATGGCCAACCCTTTGGAGAAGCTTCCGCCGCCAGATCCGTTAAAGGGTTTCGCTACGGAAGAGAAGTCGAGAGAGTCGAGAGAGGGAAGGCTTTTTGCCGACTTTTCCGTCTCTATGGCGATCCCGTTTATGGTATCGGCAGCCAGGTTTTCATCTATGCGAAGCGGCAGCTGCCCTGAGAGCTGCTGCAGGAAATAGGCGGGTGTCCTATAGGTCGTTTCGGCTTCGATGAGTGAACGGACCCGCCCCTCGTCGTAGGCGTAACAGTCGAAACCGCCCCCTCTCTTTTCGACATATATCGAAGTGTATGAAGCGGGACGCGACGCAAGATAGCTGTCGGCAAGCCTCTTCGCCTTCGAAAGCGACTTCGTAGGAAACTCCGCATGTGCATACCAGTAGAGAGAGGGCGAAACCACTACTACATCCTCCTCTCTCTCCTTTACAATGGTGCCGCCGTCTCTAATGTAGTAAAGAGCCAATATATTCCTTGGAGCTGGAGTTGTACAGAATAGAAGGGGGCCGCTCAGATACATGAACAGACCGACCCTCTACCGGCCGAAACTTCACGAACGGATGAAACGACAATCCAACGCCGCATCAGCCGATACGCTTTCCGGCACAATATCCGTTTCGGTTTTTGTGCAATAGTATCTGATTATAGTAAAACATCGATAAATGTTTATTGAACCGTAATCTCGGAATAAAATAGTTTAAGGGTACCTCTAAAATCGTAATAAAATTTGCGGTCAGGCGCTTTTGGAAAGATTTGAGGCACACCCGCCGGGTCGTCGACGGTTTTTCCCAAAGTGTACAGCCGCAATGACTGTGACTGGTTCCTATATCTTTGTTCCGGGGTGTGTGAAGCGGGTCCTGTTGACAATAAAAAGCTAAAATTGATACAATAGCCGCATCAAAACATAATAACAGGCCGTACGGTTACTCTTAACTGCGGTCATATTATCTGCATAACACTGCCAGTACTCTGCAAATTTCAAGTTTACAAAAGAAGGAACCATGAGCGAAACCTCTACCCGCAGCAACAGTAACGGAAAGTCGAGAACCCACATTCCGGTCGAAGGATACAAGATAGAAGATCTGAGGCAGAAGAGTCTCGAAGAGCTTGTCTCTATCGCCAAAGAGCTGGGCGTGGAGCATCCGAACGAGCTCAAGCGTCAGGATCTGATGTTCGAAATTCTCAAATCGCAGGTGAGCAAGGGCGGCTACATACTGTTTACAGGCATTCTGGAAATCACCAACGAGGGGTATGGATTCCTTCGCGCCATGGACGCCAACTTCTCCAACTCCAGCAACGACGCCTACGTCTCCAGCACGCAGATTCGCAAATTTGCCCTGAGAAACGGGGATGTCGTGACAGGGCAGGTCCGCCCTCCGAAGGAGCAGGAGCGCTACTACGCTCTGCTGAAGATCGAAGCGATCAACTACATGCCGGTCGCCGAAAGCAAAAACCGACCCCTCTTCGACAACCTCACCCCGCTCTACCCGCAGGAGAAGCTGAAGCTGGAGTACAACCCCACAAAACTCACCGGCCGGGTTCTGGACCTGTTCACACCGATAGGAAAGGGGCAGAGGGGGCTCATTGTGGCTCCGCCCAGATCGGGAAAGACGGAGCTCATGAAGGAGCTGGCCCACGGCATCACCTACAACCACCCGGAAGTGGAGCTCATCGTACTGCTGGTCGACGAACGCCCCGAAGAGGTTACCGATATGGAGCGCAGCGTCAAGGGAGAGGTCTACAGCTCCACCTTCGACCTTCCCGCGCAAAACCATGTGCGTGTCGCCGAGCTCGTTATAGAGAAGGCTAAACGCCGTGTAGAGATGGGGAAAGATGTCGTGATACTTCTCGACTCGATAACACGTCTTGCACGCGCCTACAACACGGTCACGCCAAGCAGCGGGAAAGTGCTCTCGGGCGGTGTCGACGCGAACGCGCTCCATAAGCCCAAGCGCTTCTTCGGAGCCGCCAGGAACATCGAAAACGGCGGCAGCCTCACCATCATAGCCACCGCACTCGTAGATACCGGAAGCCGAATGGACGAGGTGATCTTCGAAGAGTTCAAAGGTACGGGCAACAGTGAAATCGTACTCAGCAGAAACATCGCGGACAGGCGAATCTACCCCGCAATAGACATCATAAAGTCCGGTACGAGAAAAGAGGAGCTGCTTACAGACCCCAACACCCTTCCCAAAATCTGGGCCCTGCGCAACGCGATGCACCAGATGGACGAAGTGGAGGCGCTCAAGTTCCTCTACTCCAAAATGCTCAAGACAAAAAACAACGAAGAGTTTTTGAGCATCATGAACGAAGGCGCCTGACGCGATACGTTCGCCTGCACCAGACAGCATGAGAGAGAGATTCGCGGCCGGAAGAGGACCCTCGAGAGCAGGGGTGTTCGACAGCGGCGCCGGCGGCCTTACCGTCGTGAAGTCGCTTATGGCGCACAACCTCTTCGATGAGATAGTCTACTACGGCGACACGGCCCGCGTTCCATACGGCCCCAAAGACCCAGCCACCATCACCCGCTACGCCCTCGAGGCGCTGGAGTTTTTCAGAAATTTCGAGATAGACCTTCTGGTTACCGCCTGCAACAGCGTAAGCGCCCACGCCCTGCCGGAACTAAGGGCAAACGCCGAGTTTCCCGTCTACGGTGTCATAGAGCCGGGTATTCTGGCTCTTGAAAACGCCGAACTCGACAGGTCGAGCCGGATACTGGTGCTTGGCACGCGCGCCACCATAGGCAGCGGCCGCTACCAAAGAGGGATTCGCGAACTCGGCTTCGAAAATATAGAGGCGGTCTCCCCTTCGCTTTTCGTTCCCATTGTCGAAGAGGGCATCTTTGAAGGGGATATATTGAGAAGCACGCTGGAGTACTACTTCAAGGATCTGCCCGTGCCGGATGCGATTATTCTGGGGTGCACCCACTTTCCGCTCATAGCTGAGCCTATAAGAGACTATTTTCCCAACCGCCCGCTGCTGATACACTCCGGCGAAGCGATCGCCCAGCATCTCGAAAACAACGGCCTCAAGCCGGGCCCCAAAGCAGAGACAAAGCTCACGATCTTCGCTTCGGAAAACCCGGACGCCCTGAAACGTATAGCAAAAAAGTGGCTTTAAGCCCTCTTGAGATAAACTAAAGGGCACCTATAAAATCTGAACTGGCTTTAAGCAAAATCCGCCCGCGTAGAAAGTGGTGTGTATTGTATCCCGGCGCTGTGCGAAGCTGAAGCGCCGTCTCGAAATATTCTATTTCGTAGCTTTAGGGGGGTGCAGGGGACGGCCAGTCCCCGCCAAAGCTTGGGCTCTGCTCAAGCTTTGCGTAACATCAGATAATAACAAAAAAGAGGTTGACTTGTCACAGGCACTTGCACTCAAATACCGTCCGAAACGTTTTGAAGATCTGATAGGGCAGGACTCGATTTCGCAGACTCTGGCGATGGCGCTCGATCAGAACCGCCTCGGCCACGCATATCTCTTCTCCGGGCTCAGGGGAAGCGGAAAGACATCGACGGCGCGTATATTCTCGAAAGCCCTGCTCTGCGAAAACGGCCCCACCTCCAAACCGTGCGACAGCTGCGAACAGTGCGTCATGGCCAACGAAGGGCGCCATATAGACATCATAGAGATGGACGCCGCCTCCAGCCGCAAGATCGACGACATCAGGGATCTGATAGAGCATACCAAATACAAACCCTCCATAGGCCGCTACAAGGTCTTCATCATCGACGAAGTGCATATGCTTACAAAAGAGGCGTTCAACGCGCTTCTGAAAACCCTGGAGGAGCCGCCGGAGTTCGTAAAGTTCATTCTCGCCACGACCGACCCGCTGAAGCTGCCCGCCACCATACTGAGCCGTACACAGCATTTCCGTTTCAAAAAGATCGCCAAGCCGCTCATCATCAAGC
It encodes the following:
- a CDS encoding type IV fimbrial assembly, ATPase PilB, which encodes MTQPLRVEPELYTDVPNIDFYIRNGLLFGIYEGRPHAFIRENPDADMLNALSHFGGGLPLAILEEESYEELKRRFLELKSEEGIGGIEGFESPEEIENFLQNEDLLASEDSAPIIRYVNSLFVQALKRRATDIHIETFEKEGDVRFRIDGVLNRIATLNKGAVNSIINRIKVISNLDISESRIPQDGRTKVTIAGAGVDVRVSILPTYYGEKAVLRLLMKGESIPSLQQLGFSEEVFSKLKSLLKHSYGMILITGPTGSGKSTTLHSFLKEIDHEHYNIVTVEDPVEYNAEGINQIQVNEKVNLTFSEALRSILRQDPDVIMVGEMRDKETAKIATQAAMTGHLLLSTLHTNSASAAIPRLIDMGIDPFLVSSTLIGIIAQRLVRLLCPHCKTGYLPSDEDIRYFDLPHDVRLFGPKGCDKCGGTGYIGRRAIGEIIVVDEAFAAQIKGGADEQSLRRYLLEHTDFRPMFNELRRMVIEGETSIPEAVRIGVKSI
- a CDS encoding general secretion pathway protein D / type II secretion outermembrane pore forming protein — encoded protein: MRFFKIFFAAVMLLPPLLSAEKITINFNDTPIRDVIRFVAKQTNNNILVTDKISGKVNFISQTPIDKKDLIPLLTRILQNKGYTVVDGNNGYILVTRAANAKKLAAPAGRKVKAGMVTKIIPVHYIKAANAVQKLRYLSSQFASLTFDNEKSIIIMSDYPEHIRSFEATLAKIDRPMKKEVRFVSLDNADAASAAKNLTGIFKALANTFRFPVTIKADVKSNKIIIIADSYDIKRAEDIVRKYDSENSAKEMVSDVIFLNNAEAAATLKIVNGLMKSFDKQTQSQVSIQAKEDINAIAITGTPKAVKLISKVIKKLDIEQQQVYIKAHVYEISQNRLNNLGVKWGLAGGAASGNLLATSIFNMGGSSFVLPSTLASTIDFGTTSKGIAVGAIIDLLKQNGAVNVISEPNILCMNNKKSTVYVGKTISILTSQATGNDTTSLTRNTYSREDIGLTLEVKPQIAGDDKVLVEVKTKIEDIDRASTVAADRPTTLKREVNTVSIVNDGESVIIGGLLKNYYSKAVSKVPLLGDLPFLGGLFRSTSESTDQINVIVILTPYIIKNSDSLAKIQEKIAKSEELKARLAEILEKELEKGGKKSGEGE
- a CDS encoding general secretion pathway protein C, translated to MTSRFEALVPTVSLLLLLVLGAKITALVIDAFLPPLPKLECVSEVEKPADSYSFASAFGLKSATRPVKNAPPVRRQESLRGYTLSMTAIGTPSMAIIVKNGKSKLVSVGEKIDGFRLEEVYTDRVKLTKNGRDYWLGMKKGSAAGTVKPAAVKKGKKPEEELVEQVRREGDTFYVPRELLSEMHDLRKIFRYISINPIYRDNKLVGFGVANVKRGSVFDKMGLKKRDIIEKIDGKPIKSESDAFAYFNKLEQLDSLTLTIRRGKESKEFKYEIF
- a CDS encoding transcription termination factor Rho, translating into MSETSTRSNSNGKSRTHIPVEGYKIEDLRQKSLEELVSIAKELGVEHPNELKRQDLMFEILKSQVSKGGYILFTGILEITNEGYGFLRAMDANFSNSSNDAYVSSTQIRKFALRNGDVVTGQVRPPKEQERYYALLKIEAINYMPVAESKNRPLFDNLTPLYPQEKLKLEYNPTKLTGRVLDLFTPIGKGQRGLIVAPPRSGKTELMKELAHGITYNHPEVELIVLLVDERPEEVTDMERSVKGEVYSSTFDLPAQNHVRVAELVIEKAKRRVEMGKDVVILLDSITRLARAYNTVTPSSGKVLSGGVDANALHKPKRFFGAARNIENGGSLTIIATALVDTGSRMDEVIFEEFKGTGNSEIVLSRNIADRRIYPAIDIIKSGTRKEELLTDPNTLPKIWALRNAMHQMDEVEALKFLYSKMLKTKNNEEFLSIMNEGA
- a CDS encoding glutamate racemase — protein: MRERFAAGRGPSRAGVFDSGAGGLTVVKSLMAHNLFDEIVYYGDTARVPYGPKDPATITRYALEALEFFRNFEIDLLVTACNSVSAHALPELRANAEFPVYGVIEPGILALENAELDRSSRILVLGTRATIGSGRYQRGIRELGFENIEAVSPSLFVPIVEEGIFEGDILRSTLEYYFKDLPVPDAIILGCTHFPLIAEPIRDYFPNRPLLIHSGEAIAQHLENNGLKPGPKAETKLTIFASENPDALKRIAKKWL